The window gatcgatcgagccaggccgaaatgcataattctttctgcattagctcgattccaactttgcataaaatacacaactttgagcaagactaaaacacttccaaacacattgttttgatcatggtttgccaacaatacacattagagttctaaatacataaatacctaagtcttttagaatctaacaaactccccctttggtaatccgtgacaaaacacaactagaagctcaaagtttacaaaataaaagccctttacacaaataatgctcataaaacaaattcaattctaactactatccatcagttgcaggTGTAGACaacagctcaattgaatcaacctgtatatttcctgaaacactaaacaaaatgcataaccgcatgtgtggaaaaaaaatacaagtaaacaaattaaattcttgatttcaaataacacacaataaagacatatatcaatgaataactcataaatataaatcaataaacagtttaaaaacaagaaacatataaggtaccaaaaaaaataacactccccctaacatgaatatcccatcaaaaacatggcaagagttaaaaaggtaaaatacaatgtgaagcacctagatacaatctaaactccataAGCTCCAACCAACAAAATACTCTctccctgaaaacaaaaactctacaaatgtactccccctttttgtgacagagtgccaaagggcaaacaaaatccatcatcaaaagggtgGTGGTGTGGAAGAGCGTCTAAACTGTGCCAACTTCGCACGCAAGGCACGaatctcatcgagcacgtccaccaaaatctgtccatgagccacctgaacggtcaagacatgatccaacgtacgttgaatgtctgaatcatccgaagtagttggtggaggaacatcagcatcagcagcagcagcaccagACGTCTTAGCAGCATCAgaacctgtagaagagggaggagggggaacatcACTAGATAACGCATCTCTAGGATGCGAAGGATCCAACGTACGttgaatgtctgaatcatccgaagtagttggtggaggaacatcagcatcagcagcagcagcaccagACGTCTCAGCAGCATCAgaacctgtagaagagggaggagggggaacatcACTAGATAACGCATCTCTAGGATgcgaaggagcaactctcaagtgagcagccctctgtctaagaaaggtggcacctatgggagcaacgacatgaacaggctcaccagaaGGGAAACCATCTAGACCCAAAAAcagcagaatcctatgaatgaaaataggataaataagcgcatgccctatggcagaactcctatgaacctcgttcaaagaacgaaggaacagatGAGGGAAACTGATAGACGCACCAGAAACGaacgcatacaaaaacacacatcgctctagagggatggtgtggagatgagaaataggccacaacgaatgacacactatcctaaagaaaagataggcagtctcggtaagctcagtggacgtgatccgaggattagaaccccactggatagatgacccagtgatgtatgacatgacaacatctaagggAGGAGACttatcatagggatagtcaggctcccgaacaaccgaaaccccaagagcctcagccactacccgaggggtaatggtgaactcaacacctcgtatccaacttcTAACAAgtgtgttggaatcatagacgtggcaagagaggtttgagaagaactctctaatcagggcagtgggaggtggatgatctatctctaagagaggcaaccaacctctagactcaaagttagccctaatggctggatcaatttcatttaaaatcatAGCACGCTCAACCCAAATCTTACACTTACTGTTCAAAGTCTCAAAGGCCTCTCTGCTTctatcattcctaaacacctcacttCTAGAgagagactcagaggaagtggaaggggtcctatgggctctagttttcctaggcatggtgttaggataaggaccaaaacacaaagtaaaggaacaaaaacacaaaaaaataccaAGGGCAGACTGTAAGTTagcacataaaaaaatatagaacaaaaactaTATGATGCATAAACACTTTAAATGGCATGATGTATGtcctaatgcagtgcaattaagttcaaattcacaaaattggcttgagcatagagtttttaacacaaaaaccccaaaattttgaaaaaccactcgatcaatttgaaagatattgactaattgatcatcatacaagatagattttagaaaataataaccaattacatcaattgaacaagccaatttcatcaatttagccaaatttgaacaaaatccccaattcagGTTAattacaagccctagaattttcaatttttcacaaagctccaaattgatcaaattaaccaacatatatcatgaatataacaatataggagcaaaacccaatgatcaatttcagaaaaagaggattgattcaacaaaaatcccaatagTGAAAAGTTCCGAAAATCCCCTTAAAATGCATGAgtttatgcatgaaaacatgaaaataaatccaaaaggaagggtataagggtcttaccggccttgggagagaaaaaccttgcaaaaagttTGGccgaaaacgacaaaaaatccTTAGTGGAGCCTTgccaagtcggagagagagaggaaagtttgaaaaagtttgaaaagtaaGTTTGAAATAGTCCAAtctgagttttaaaaaaaacttgattcacgagtttcgattgatcgaaaaacagtttcgatcgatcgaaacagacagagacttgataaaacaattttaaaaaatttcgattgatcgaaaatcagtttcgatcgatcgaaatagaCAGAGGCTCTctaaaacatattttaaaaaatttcgattgatcgaaaaatagaatgGATCAATTGAAATGGGCAAAGGCTCACtaattttgaggaaaaacacagtttttgaaaaaaaattcaaaaacaactcaaagcattgaaattgaagaataaaatgcatgagtatgtgataatgtgattttcaaaaacaagaatttaagcccaaaattcccaaaatcaaaatttcttgcattctctataaattttcaagcatcaaattgattttgcacaaaattcaaagtattttcaaaacttggttggtcagaccataaacacacacaataacatgtacaatatttagcaaagagtaacttgtgtagtgtgtgcaactagcaaaaacttgagatacatgtgatgtgatatgtgaataggaatcaatcacaaagtctacaaaattcatcacaaagaatttaaaagagactatcacctaaaaagttacatcatataactcccacatctcctagatcataagctttcaatcatgtaagtttcttgattttatacctcataatatacacaccaattttaagtcatgtgattttggcatcaagcctaatagtacacactaattttaagtattaagcaatttaaatcgaggcttcaccttaagttctttttgtgcatatgCTACATTTTTTCGAACAcgaaatcttatgatatgcactaaggtgttcatgattggctagtgaacagtggtgagatggttatttatgcctttctctaaaagttcaagtccgacagtaaaaaacatgtgacttcaagattaagacagagtaatcaaaaaccataaacatctttctcacacaacatgcactacaaagtttcaactagtaaagtgcaataagtaagctcatcaaagctaaacaaggtacaaaagacatgttatgtgaaaataaattgactaaccttgttctcaaaaaccaagaagaatggTACAAAACACactttgcttcctttttctctttttccttttttttttttttttttttttttttttttttttaatttatataaaaaaaaacacctagaatgaaatgcatgaatgttatacaatgcaaatcctaaaaaaaaaaaaaaaccaaagaacaatggtcacagaGGGTAGaacaatgaagcacaaggaccatgtcagaaagactcagttagttcgagtcttttgcatccaaaaccttttagatgcaccatgagcattggagttcttattcacatgggaatgattaccaactccaggattgaaataaagatttaaaacatttaccaattcaccaataagtaccataggatcttgtgcttgaggcacaggtacttttggtttgtttgctctctttgcagcttgcagcttgtaataGTTTGGATgtatgtgtccagactttccacaaaagtgacaaacccatgcaggcttatcatgtgtcttgtccttagatagggtaggcttcttaggcttggactctttcagatcaaccctaatcttcctagatgatgaaatttctatgggtttgacaacctcactcacaggggttttgacagtttcactcacaatCTTACTTACAGAAggtttagaagaagaagaagggacaAAGTTTCTGGAATGGGGAGCAGACACAAAGATactttcaacataacctaaaccagatttgtcagaaggagacttttgaacactcaacatttgatcaaatttagaactagcagatctagcaacagataaatcaagttccaaatatttaactttatcaagaaaaagcatattctcagttttcacattgttcaaaagttccttagcatcaaacaattttacaagcaaattcttcttatcaagctcaagagattcaattttcttcaggccaagttcaacattcatagcatcctttgcagcaactttgcaaaatttattataggcttcttgaagatctgcatcttcagagagttccccatcagaagggttctctttaacagatatgctctcattgaCTACATCAATAACaatgaaagtaatgaagtttccatcctcattacaatcagactcattattagaaacttcaccatcactaagggttacagccatagccttacccttagacttcaaataggtaggacattcagatttcatgtgaccatacccttgacgtCCAAAACACTGAGAACCCAAAGAATTATcagaagattgacctactttttctctaggtttatcattattgttaaccttagtgggatcatacttcctaaagtttctaggttcagcagtgttcgtgcctcttgcctttctgttATTATTTCTGagaaagtttttaaaattcttgGGAAGGTAAGCagtctctgtagcagagagctcatcatcaaatccaccaccttcaacatcatcaactgacttaagagccattgatttagatttggtagttttgggtagatccaactcataagattggagagatcctacaagttcatcaacagggatggagtccacatccttgctttcagtaatggcagtcaccttgggtctaaagtcttcagttaaagatctaagaatcttcctaacaattttaggttgattatagatttcacccaagttaaaagcagaattaacaatatcattcaatttagtatagaattcatcaaaagattcatcatcagacatcctaatgctttcaaatttagaaatcaattgttgcaatttattgatttttacagcctttgtgccttcatgcacagtttggaggatattccaagtagtatgagcaacctcaacattagagattctcttaaattcctctatagaaacagcgttaaagatagTATTCATAGTCTTGCTATTGAAcgcagctgcttctttttgagaagtttcccactcactaacaggagtagtaggcttctcccatccgtattcaacggagttccaaaCTTTTTTATCAATCGATtttaggaatgctttcatccttactttccaataagcataattattctcatcaaagtgaggaggaataactagagagtgtccgtgttccatgacaacatgGGTCAatgatcagctcagtgatcaaaagatcaacaacaagaaaGCAACtcgctttgataccacttgatagtttttagaccccttaaaatacaattgatttaacctaggtaattagctaagttgttacttagtccaatttaacaaatctatgTTATCATAAttacaaagatcatatcatgcaaaacagtggaaagataaataatacaagatatgatcacccaggaaatcaaactggtaaaaacctagggaggatttaacctaactatcctcaaggtaaacttaaatccactatcttgaaagaatcgaagttcatacaataagacttacaagcccccacgctcgacttcttattgctaccaaccagtagaacttactgatacgactacgtgcaaactccgaatccacggactccttatttcttggattcactatcagatacaagcacacctgcttgtgttttctttaaatttcaatagcagcaaccgagttgatcatcaaaGTGTAGAAAaatatcttctccttgaaaaccctaagtttgtatAAAGGAAAGCTTctctaaatctcacaagagatttgcacaaatagcaatatgagcaacactaaaacgtggttaggatttgccttttatacttagaacaaattagaaaaccctaaagcgTTTTAAATAACTAgtgctgagttggaaatctacagaaaaaaacattctgcccgagattcgatcgatcgagcctaaacTTCGATCGATtaagccaggccgaaatgcataattctttctgcattagctcgattccaattttacataaaatacacaactttgagcaagactaaaacacttccaaacacattgttttgatcatggtttgccaacaatacacattagagttctaaatacataaatacctaagtcttttagaacctaacacatagCATATATTGGAATACATAGaatgacaatatttttttgcatatatttcaTGAGATAGTGGGTGCATTCGTATAAGTTgttgaaaatttgtgttttatGTTTGAAATGAGTGATTGTAAAAAAGTTACGAAGAGTTTTTGATTGCAAAACAgaattttgagtttaaaaatgCTCTTTTATTCTTTCAAAATGTCTAACCAAATGGACTAGTGACCACAATGTTAAGTGTGGAAAAGTAGACAGAAAGGGGAAGGAATCATGGATGGAGTAGAAACTAGCACGAATagatattaatatatttcacAAAACATTTGCATCAATGCAAAGCAATGATGCTTATTAACAAGCATCATACATAAGTTTCCTCCAAAAAGGAATTTTAAGATTAAAAGTTCTAACATAATTAATACATAAGTTTCCTTCGAAGGGATTTAGGATAAAGCTCAAGACGCCAAGGTGGATGGTCCACAACTGTCATGGACACAAGAAATGACATCTTTGTACTCTCTATTAATGGTGAAGGAATCATATACCTCTCCATCTCTGCTTTTCTTGTACTCAAAGAGGAGAGAAGAGCGATTGAATGCTGTCATTTTGACAAATCCCCAGTCAGCATCTCTGTATAAACTCCAATTGGGTATTGTGTCAAAGAATGATCCTAGGTGGTGCCCTCCACCTCCAACAACAACATGGATGGTTCCATTCATGGTACCCGAATAATGGGATTCTTCTGAATTAACACATACATTCTACATCACCAGCATTAATAAAACATTATTAGAGAAAATTGCATGCAAGTGATCTTAAAATTTAATCGTTAGTGCACTATCTTGAAACTCAAAAGAGAAAGATATTATAGTACAGCGGGACATATATGCGCATTGCTCAATGTGTAATCCTTCTTGTAACGTACGAAAATTTTTCATGACCATAGAAGCTTATATTAAGTAGTGAAATTGACTGTTTGAAACTATGTAAAAAGTCCTAAAATGGTTTCCAAAATGTCCAAATATTATCCAAAAACCTTGACTACGATTTTAAATGTCTACGTTGTTCTGAGGTGCTCAAACTAAACCAAGACTCATTAAAGTTAACCTTTAAAAATCTACTAATATATATGCAGTGACTAAGCATTTCCAGGATGCATTAACTACATGCATTAAACAATATGCATACGGTAGCATTCAATGATGGTGTGCCATGAGCTTCATAGACACTATCTCATGgtgaaataaattaattttactaAGTAATGTATACATGAGAGTGAGTTACATATGAATGCATATTCATAGGCACCTAAGGCACGTAAGTTTGTTTACATTGAGAGTCTAAGGAACCTCCATATTAGGTTGCTCTATCCATACCTGGTAAATGGGGCATGTCCTTTCATAGGCATGGACGTGGCCATAGAAAGCGATATCAACCCTGTACTTCTGCCAAAGCCTCTGCAAGTCATCTCTTCCCATGGGCTCTTCAAATGAGCCTTCTTCGCCAAACCAATCATTAGAGGAATACCCAAGGGGACGATGAGCAACAAAGATTAACCAAGGTTGCTTTCGTCTATCAACTGATGCAAGGCATTGCTCAAGGAACCTATATTGTTCTGAACCCTTTCTCCAGTCATGCTCACTATCAGCTACACAAAAGTGGAACATGCCATAATCCGTTGAATACCTGCATGTTAATGGAAATTGTGGTCACAAAAACATAGAATGACAAACACACTCTACAACAAAGTAATCTGTGTTAGAGAAAGTGGACCAAACTAACTATTGAACAAGGTTTGACAAAATGTTCAACTCATCCTGTCCTTTAAATCTAACCAAACTCATAGCAATGGGTTGCAAATGTATATGATTCATTTCTTGATGTAGCTCACTCGAAGTAGGACTCAATAACACACTCCCATGCAATACTGTAAAAATCTCACTTTGATACAACATGTTAAAACTCGAGGAATTGCGCTATATAGTAACATGTGGGCTAAAGGACCAGTCTCAATTAGGTTCCTCATAATGGCTTTTGTAGCTTATATCAACTTAGTGAGCTCCCAAATTTGAGACTCAGCACATACCTAGGTAACACTGTCACAATGCCACAATACAAGCTGAGCTATTTCATGTGCACTTCAAATTAACTGGATCACCAATCTGACCAAAGCGTAGCAAGTGGTCGAATGTCATGCCCAAGTGCTTGGGTGAAGTTATTCTTTTATGCACTAGTAATAGCAAAAAATGATTTCTCCGTAATCAGCATACGAATAATGTTTATTTGTGTGTGACTCTGCTATCTGTATTGGTGAAGCTCATCTTACCAGAACTTAGCTCTGTTCTCTGCAGGAACGTAGTATAAGGTCTCTGCAATCACACCACATTCCCCACCTGAATCTGTACTTGTATAGAAAGAACCTGAATCTGGCCAATCACGTTCATGATTACCACTGCAAGATAAtcaactaaaaatttattaatggaCATTTTCATCAGGTAATACCTAAAATCTAAATCTTAATATAGATGAAAATAAGTAATGATCAGTTAAACAAACCTGGCAACCATATATGGAACAGCCGATGCAATGGGCTCCACCTGTGCTGTGAATTGGTCCCAATCTGCAACATATCCATCTGCATATGATATATCTCCTATGTGGAAAACTATATCATAATTTGGCAAGTCCTTGATGAGTTGGTCAGTAGTGTTAAGTGCACCCGGATCTTTACTACTGTATTCATTTGAGCCATCACGTTCTCCCTAAAATGAAATAGGAAGAAATATGAATCTTTTTCCCAT of the Quercus robur chromosome 10, dhQueRobu3.1, whole genome shotgun sequence genome contains:
- the LOC126701957 gene encoding probable inactive purple acid phosphatase 27; the encoded protein is MEDGSHCLKLFTIVLFCLSLVSAHRVHEYDKHPLSKFNVYKTTLGFRDSVIITATPLIVGSKGEDTAWVTVDLVNPDPSDDDWVAVYSPANFNSSTCSVENDEFQSPYLCTSPIKYKYANFSNANYNQTGNNTLKFQLINQRADFSFAFFSGGLSNPVLVAVSNVITFSNPKAPLYARLAHGKLWNEMTVTWTSGYSIDEAVPFVEWGLKGEETRTRSPAGTLTVEQNSMCGAPARTVGWHDLGFTHTSFLTNLWPNTVYSYRMGHILSNGSYVWGKNYTFKSSPYPGQDSLQRVIIFGDMGKGERDGSNEYSSKDPGALNTTDQLIKDLPNYDIVFHIGDISYADGYVADWDQFTAQVEPIASAVPYMVASGNHERDWPDSGSFYTSTDSGGECGVIAETLYYVPAENRAKFWYSTDYGMFHFCVADSEHDWRKGSEQYRFLEQCLASVDRRKQPWLIFVAHRPLGYSSNDWFGEEGSFEEPMGRDDLQRLWQKYRVDIAFYGHVHAYERTCPIYQNVCVNSEESHYSGTMNGTIHVVVGGGGHHLGSFFDTIPNWSLYRDADWGFVKMTAFNRSSLLFEYKKSRDGEVYDSFTINREYKDVISCVHDSCGPSTLAS